ACCGACACCGCGGCGAGCGCTAGCTGTACTGACCACAGACGTTGGTGACGGCGTGGCTGGCTGACAAGGCGAAGACCACCGAGTGAAGTGCGAGCTGTCGAGGAACGCACACCACCGGAGGTCTTCGTGTCCCACCGTAATGCCCCGTTGTCAGAACTCGGTCGTCTGCGCCTGGCCCGTTGTGTCGTGGAGGACGGCTGGCCGTTGCGTCGCGCTGCC
Above is a genomic segment from Jatrophihabitans sp. containing:
- a CDS encoding leucine zipper domain-containing protein, which codes for MSHRNAPLSELGRLRLARCVVEDGWPLRRAA